A window of Ranitomeya variabilis isolate aRanVar5 chromosome 2, aRanVar5.hap1, whole genome shotgun sequence contains these coding sequences:
- the LOC143809159 gene encoding cystatin-like: protein MGSSEESGTRMSAGMCGRALVALSLLSVCVYGDMLVGGLQPVDPSDPEVVKVATIAISGFNKMLNDEYNYKLMRIISAEFQIVAGVRYVLNVEIGRTACNSVSTSEKGSCDFLQDSNLFKTLLCTFTVLDVPWENEESLLSWSCRVIQ from the exons GAACCAGGATGTCAGCAGGAATGTGCGGTAGAGCCTTAGTGGCTCTGTCTCTCCtgtctgtatgtgtgtatggtGACATGTTAGTTGGAGGCCTTCAGCCGGTTGATCCCAGTGACCCAGAGGTTGTAAAGGTTGCCACCATCGCAATTAGTGGATTCAATAAAATGTTAAACGATGAATATAATTACAAGCTAATGAGGATCATATCTGCTGAATTTCAG ATCGTCGCTGGTGTTCGCTATGTTTTGAATGTAGAAATTGGTAGAACAGCGTGCAACAGCGTCTCAACAAGCGAGAAGGGTTCCTGCGACTTCTTACAAGACTCAAACCTGTTCAAG ACATTGCTGTGCACGTTTACAGTTCTGGATGTGCCCTGGGAGAATGAGGAAAGCCTTCTGTCATGGTCCTGCAGAGTCATACAATAA